The region TCTAACGAATCATCAAGCAATCGCCTATCTGTTAGAGATATTTTTCCATCCATTGCTTGAAGTATATCCTTGGAAGAAGCTTTCACTTTGCCATGTAAACAAGCTCCAACAGATTCAAGAGTTAAGACTTCACCATTTATAAATAATTGGAGCAAGGCTTGCCCAGTTTTTCCAAAGATATTACTTAAATAACCCGTCAACTTAATGTTAGATCGTTGAAGAATGTTGTGTAACTCATTCTTCGATTGGGTTCGTTTTTGAGTGTAGGATTGCCTACGGCGAGTCATTAGACGTAATTCCATAACTTCAGGTGCTGGAATATACGAGTTTTGAATTAAACCAACTCGTCCAAGTTGCGCAATCCATTCTGCATCCTTCATATCTGTTTTTCGACCAGGTACATTCTTAATATGTTCTGGATTTGCGAGAACCATATTTACATTTCCTTCGGAAAAGATATTAAACACCGGTACCCAATATTGTCCTGTACTTTCCATAAAAATATCAGTAACTTCATTTTCTTCTAACCATTCAAGTGCTTTCCGTAATTCACTAGTTCGAGTACCAAATATCTTATATGACTTTTTAGGTTTATTGGTGTCCAAAGGACCATCTAATATACAACATACAATTGTCTTCTGATGAACGTCGATTCCACAACATGTCTCAATCATAACTTCCATGATGAAAACCTCCATCAAATAATTTAGGAAACAGAACATTCTATAAAATATTGTAATTTTATTTTCACATTCTAAGATGTATTCGGCTTATCGCAAAAGATAAAATGTTCATCCAGTTTTTTATACAGGTTCGGCAAAACCCATTAAAGAATCGGATTAACGTTTCCTATGTTAATTATATGATACTCTCTCTTTTCTGTCATGGCTTAGATTGCGAAGCAATCATATAGTTTTTTATTCTCATTTTTAAATAAAAAAAGCAGCGTAAGCCCGTTAGACAGTGAATGTCGAAAAGAGCTCTATAATGCCCTATTAAAATAAAAAAACTTCTTAATTTTAAACATTAAGAAGTTGACGTATGACCCGTACGGGATTCGAACCCGTGATACCGCCGTGAAAGGGCGGTGTCTTAACCACTTGACCAACGGGCCTTTTAACTATATAAAAATAATGATTCAATGGGCCTAAATGGACTCGAACCATCGACCTCACGCTTATCAGGCGTGCGCTCTAACCAGCTGAGCTATAGGCCCATAAAAAAAAAAGCGGGTGACGAGAATCGAACTCGCATCA is a window of Carnobacterium mobile DSM 4848 DNA encoding:
- a CDS encoding IS110 family transposase produces the protein MEVMIETCCGIDVHQKTIVCCILDGPLDTNKPKKSYKIFGTRTSELRKALEWLEENEVTDIFMESTGQYWVPVFNIFSEGNVNMVLANPEHIKNVPGRKTDMKDAEWIAQLGRVGLIQNSYIPAPEVMELRLMTRRRQSYTQKRTQSKNELHNILQRSNIKLTGYLSNIFGKTGQALLQLFINGEVLTLESVGACLHGKVKASSKDILQAMDGKISLTDRRLLDDSLDEYQFYTQKIKKIEHDIEQYILSHFPLEYELLQSIPGVKQHSAAIILAEIGPSIEAFRTVSHLASWAGLSPGSYESAGKKKSSRVTRGNKYLKTALITSGGMAGRSRDPAFRSLYHRVSNKGTKIKAVVACGHKLLRILYKILDDKVPYDEKRALGLRQQKLALN